TTTGAATTAGGTAATGAGCTAATTGGTTCGCTTTTTGATTAAGTTGTTGATAAGTTAAGCTTTGGGATTCAAACACCAAAGCAAAATTATGAGGATTTTTCGCAGCTTGTTGTTCAAATAGATCGACTAAAGTTTTTTCGTGGGGATAATTAGTTTCCGTTTGATTCCAGCATTGTAGTTGCAGAAGTTCGGCGGCTGTCATCAAAGGCAGAGTTTTGATTGGTTGCAGAGGGTTATCAACAATTCCCTGGAGCAAAACTTCAAACTGTTCTGCCATCCGTTGAATAGTATTTTGATCGAAAAGATCGGTAGCATATTCCCAATAACAATTTAATTGGTTATCAGATTCTATTACCAGAAGTGTGAGGTCAAACTTAGCAAACGGACAAGTTAAATCGAGCCATTGAATCTCTAATCCTGGTAAACTTAAGTCGGAACTTTCATTATTTTCTAAAACTAACATGACCTGGAATAAAGGATTATGACTCATACTCCGTTCTGGTTGTAACTTTTCTACCAGAAACTCAAAGGGAATATCTTGATGAGAGTAGGCATCTAAACAAGTTTGGCGAGTTTGTTGAAGGAATTCGATAAAGCTTTGCTCAGGTTTGATTTGGTTACGCAGTACCAAAGTGTTGACAAAAAAGCCGATTAATGAATCTGTCTGACTATGGGTGCGGTTGGCAATGGGAGAACCAATACATAAGTCTTCTTGGCGACTGTAACGAGCAAGTAGAATATTCAAAGTTGCCAACAAAGTCATAAACAAACTTGCCCCTTGTTGTTGACTCAAAGCTTTAATGGCACTGGTTAATTCCGGCATTAGAGAGGAGAGATAACGTGCGCCTCGGTAGCTTTGTAATGCTGGACGGGGATAATCGGTAGGTAACTCCAGTAATGGGGGAGCATCCTGAAGTTGATTTTTCCAGTAGTTTATCTGAGTTTCTAATACTTCCCCTTGTAGCCAATTTCGTTGCCAGTTTGCGTAATCGCTGTATTGAATGGGTAATGGTGCAAGTGTTGGGGTTTGATTTTGGGCAAAAGCGGTATAAGCTTGTCGTAACTCACGGACAAAGACCCCCATTGACCAGCCATCACTAATAATATGGTGCATATTAATGAGCAATACATATTTTTGCTCTTTGAGTTGCAGCAATTTCGCTTTAAATAAAGGGCCGGTATTTAAGTCAAAGGGTTCTTGAACATGAGTATTGATAAAATGCTGGATTTTTGGAGATTGGGAATATTCATCAAGGTTTTGGCAGTCTTGTATCGTTAAAACTTCGATGTCGTTTAAATTTGCGTAGTTTACCGCCACAGGCATCGCAATCTGGGGATTTCCCGCCACTGTGGGAAAATACATTCGTAGGCTCGCATGCCGGTTAAGCAGATAAGCAAAACTAGAGTGCAGAGCATTAATATTCAGATTGCCGTCTAGTTGTAAACCCATCGGCATATTGTAACTAGCTGATGTCCCTTGGAGTTGTGCTAAAAGCCAGAGGCGTTGTTGAGCAAATGAAAGGTACTTTGGGGTGTCATCTGGCAAGGTTGGAATTTCTTCTGCCATGACAGTTGTAGCTTTGGCAGAATTTAAAAATGCTAATATATCTGCTTTATTGGTTTGAATTTCCTGCTTTAGTTCAGAAGTGAGGGTGTTTTTGCTAGTCCGAATTCGTAACTTATCATCTTCAGCCCAAATTCGGCATCCTATATTCTGCAAACGTAGCATTAAACCAACTATTTGCTCATTTTTAGTCATAATTTTAGTTGAATGTTGATATTAGGAATTAGTTTTTAATAGGAGATACTATAGGAATATTATTTGATTTTTGAAAAAATCTAAGATATGTAGGGTGTGTTATCGCGTAGCGTAACGCACCTAAAATTCGAGGTAGTGCGTTAGCCTTTGGCATTTGACTTGAAGATGTGTTTTAAACTGGGGTAATTTTAAAATTCAATTTCCTCTTCGTCTGAGTTGAGAGGCTGCATACTTTCGTCGGTGGAATTAACCCAAATGCAGGTATCAAGATAATTAGCTAATTCACTGAGACTAGGAAATTCAAATATCTTTCGTAGGGATAGTTCTACTTTAAAATTATCACGGATACGGGCAATTAGTTGGGTTGCTAATAATGAATGTCCCCCCAAATTGAAGAAGTTATCTTGTCGGGCAATTACTTCATATTTAAGCATTTTTGCCCATAATTCAGCAAGCAATTTTTCTGTTACCGTTACAGGTAATTCAATGTCTGGTGCTGAAACTCCTGTATCTGGTACGGGTAAGGCTTTGCGAGCTATTTTACCATTTGGTGTTAATGGCAGTTTTTCTAAAACAGTGAAATGACTAGGAATCATATAATCAGGGAGGGCTTTTACGAGAAAATCCCGCCATTCTTCTAATAAATTTGAGTCAATTTGATTGGTACGATATTGTAATGGTTGGTTTGCATAATCTTGCCAAGGTTTCAGTTGCAAATTCTCCCCTTGTTTAAATCGTGGCAATGTCACTTGTCCCGAAATATCCCGTTGAAAAATGACATCGTAATTAGAAAATCTGGTAGGATTATATTGGATAAAAGGTGTGTAGGGCAAATTTAGCGCTAAAGTTCGCAATGCTTCGGGTTCTATGCCTAGTTTGACTTGGGCAATTGCTGCTTTTAAGTCTGCAACAGTACCATTTAATTGAGCAATTTCTTCTAACATTGCCATTTCTGAAATGAGACGAGCATTAGGAATATTCTTGATACCTAATAAATCAGGCTGCTGAGTTTTTAAAATTTTCTCTATTGTTTTTAAATTAATTTTTTCATCTTGCCAATCTAACCATTGAGGTTCCGTGACAGGAATATCTGTTTGATCCAAGTGTAAAACAACATCATAACGAAAACGGCTCATTTCCGTTTGGGCATAACCCCGTTGCAATTGAATTTGTACATGGCTAATTCGAGGAAATCGTTGTTTTAAAGCAAAAAATAAATCAGGATCAATCAGTAACTCGCCTTCGGTGTCAATGCTTTTTTGAATCTGTTGATGCAAGTCCTTAATTGACAACTCATCGGGGGCGCGATGAAACTCGACTGCGGTATGGAAAGCTTCTAGTAATTGAAGATTACGCACATCTCCAATAAAGATTGAACCGTGAGTTTTTACAGCTTTGACAGCCCCCTCCAATACTTGTAAAAAGTAATCCAGAGAGGGAAAATACTGGATAACAGAATTTATGATTACCAAGTCATAAGCATTTGTTTCAATGCTGTCAAACTGGTTAGCTGCACTAAATTTTAAGGTAACTTTGTCTTGGAGAGATTGCTGTTTGAGATGTTGTTCAATATAGTGCAATGCTTCAGGTGAAAAATCCGTGCCTAAGTACTGCTGACAATGAGGCGCAATTTTAAATAATAATAGCCCTGTCCCACAACCAATTTCCCAAATCCGTTGCGGTTCTAGTTCCAGAATTTGGGCAACTGTTGTATCTCGCCATTCCTGCATCGCCGCTTCGGGAATCGGTTTTCCGGTGTAGCTATCATTCCAACCTGCTAGATTTAGTATTGGGTCGTTGCTTGGGGTTTGTTGTTGAGAGTAGCTATCATTAAAAACTTGCTGCCACAATTCCACTTGTTCAGAGGTTGTCTGCAATGTCTCTACTTCTGTTGGTGTAGTTACAATATAAGCTAGCAAGCGTTGAGCGATCGCATCTTCTCCTGCTAAAATCACAACTGCTTGCTGAATTTTCGGGTGTTGAGCTAATAAAGCTTCAATTTCACCCAATTCAATCCGAAAGCCCCGCAGTTTAACTTGGTTATCAATCCGCCCCAAATATTCTAAGTTACCGTCTCCCAACCATCTTGCTAAATCTCCAGTTTTATAAACTCGTTCTCGTTCGCCAAACAATTCCAGTTCGATAAATTTTTCGGCTGTCAGTTCAGCACGGTTTAGATAGCCACGGGCTAAACCAGCACCCGCAATACAAAGTTCGCCAGGAATCCCAGGAGGTAAGGGTTGGTTTTGGTTGTCTAAAATGTAGATGCGTGTATTGGCAATTGGTTGTCCGATTAATAAATTGCCTACTAGATCCCTTTTTCCAGTTGCTTCGTAGACACAACACCCAACAACCGCTTCTGTGGGGCCATATTCGTTAATCAGGCGGGTATCGGGGGCATGAGTCAGCCAGGGAATTATTTGGTTAGCGTGTAATGCCTCACCACCTAAAACAAAGGCATTAACCCGATTTGGCATAGTAACCGCATCGAGTTGCTGATTTAATATTTCCAGATGGGACGGTGTGATTTTGACAAGAGAAAGACGTTTGTTTTGTTTAACGATGTTTGCTAAAGCTTCAATTTCTTGTTTTTCTCTCACCAAGGTGGTAGTGCGTCCACAAATTAGAGGTAGAAAGAGGGAGGTAATGGTTGCATCAAAGCTTAGGGAAGATTGCACAGGTGTACCTTGTCCTTGGGCTACTGCATAGAAGTCTTTTGCCCAGTGCAAATAGTTACTTAAACCACGGTGCAGTATTTCTACGCCTTTTGGTCGTCCAGTAGAGCCTGATGTGTAAATTACATAAGCTAAATCATCTTGATTTTGGATTTTAAGATTTTCTGTTCCCTGTTCCCTGTTCCCTGTTCCCTCTCGATCTAAATAGAGTACTTGGTATTGCCGCTCGCATTCTTTAAGCGCTAATCTATCTTTAAGTTGACTATGAGTTAGCAAAACCCTTGCCCCACAGTCTTCCAGCATAAAACGAATCCGCTCTTGTGGGTAGTTGGGGTCAATTGGCACATACGCCCCGCCCATTTTAAGAATACCAAATAAACCAATGACCATCTCTAGCGATCGCTCTACACAAATCGCTATCAATGGATTATCATGCTCTTTTTTGATTTCTAATAGAGAATACGCCAGTTGATTAGCTTTTTGGTTGAGTTCTTGATAACTCAGGCTGCAATCTTCAAACACCACGGCAATGTTATCGGGGGTTTGTGCAACTTGTTGTTCAAATAGAGTTACCAGCGTCTGGTGTTGAGGATAATCGATGTTAGTTTGATTCCAAACTCGCAGTTGTTGAATTTCTGCTGTTGTCATCAAGGGCAGCTTACTGATGGGCTGTTGGGGATTTTCGGTAATTGCTTCTAGCAATACTTCAAAGTGTCCCGCCATACGTTGAATAGTTTCTGCTTTAAATAAATCGGTGGCATATTCCCACATACAATGCAGTTGTTCGTCCCTTTCGCAAATATCCAAGGTCAAATCAAACTTGGCGAATGGATAAGTTTGATTTAACCATTTAATATCCAGCCCTGGTAAACTAACATTTGTCCCCGACCCTTCGGTGTTTTGCAACACGATCATCACTTGGAATAAAGGGTTATGGCTGAGACTGCGTTCTGGTTGTAACTGTTCTACCAAATATTCAAAGGGAATATCTTGATGAGCGTAGGCATCTAAGCAAGTTTGGCGGGTTTGTTGAAGTAACTCACTAAATCCTTGCTCTGGCTTGATTTTGCTCCGTAATACTAAGGTGTTGACAAAAAAGCCGATTAGTGATTCTGTGTACTTATGGGTACGATTTGCGATCGCACTACCAACACACAAATCCTCTTGACGGCTGTAACGCGATAGTAAGATATTAAAAGTCGTCAACAGGGTCATAAACAAACTAACCCCGAATTTTCGACTCAATATTTTGAGTTTCTGAGTCAGTTCATGGCTCAAACGATATTCCTTGCGTCCACCTTGGTAACTTTGCTGCACCGGACGGGAATAATCGGTAGGCAAATCTAGCAATCGCGGAGCATCGCCTAGTTGTTGTTTCCAATAATTTTCTTGACTTTCTAAAATCTCCCCTTGTAACCAACTGCGCTGCCAAGCTGCATAATCACTATACTGAATCGGCAATGGTGACAATTTTGGAGCATCCCCCGCAGCAAAAGCCGAATAAGCCTGTTCCCATTCGCGTTTAAACACCCCCATCGACCAGCCATCGCTAATAATGTGGTGCATATTCAGGAGCAGCACATTTTTTTGTTCGCTTAATTGCAGGAGTTTCGCTTTGAAAAGAGGGCCAGTATTTAAGTTAAATGGTTCTTGGGCGTGGTTATTTGATAAGCGTTGTACGGTTTCTGCTTGAGTCTGGGAATCAAGTTTTTGTAAATCTGCGATTTCCAGCACTTCAATATCTTCTAGATTTTGGACAACTACTTGCGCTTCTCCCTCCAAAGCTGGAAAATAAGTACGGAGAATGGCATGGCGATCGAGGAGATAATCAAAACTTGCCCGCAACGCCTCTATATTTAACTTACCATCAAGTTGCAAAGC
This Nostoc sp. KVJ3 DNA region includes the following protein-coding sequences:
- a CDS encoding non-ribosomal peptide synthetase; amino-acid sequence: MSDILKRLESLSPEKRELVLQKLKKQQQSPLLTPVSRKQPLPLSFAQQRLWFIDQLEDGNCVYNVPFFLQINGCLQIAALEEAITAIIQRHEILRSSFSVIDGSPIQVIHDNLKLTMQLIDWRQLTEKKQLTKAQQLAIEELQQPFDLSNPPLLRVKLLQLSNQSHLLLLVIHHIVCDGWSMQIFRRELFTLYTAFCAKKPSPLPELSLQYADFAHWQRQWLEGEVLQKQLNYWQKQLSAVPPLLELSTDKPRPSTQSYRGRSEFGKLNQDLTQKLKRLSQESGTTLFMTLLTAFALLLSRYSGQDDIVVGSAIANRNRRETEPLIGFFVNTLALRINLEGNPTFLELLERVKQVTLDAYDHQDLPFEKLVDELGLERSLSYHPLFQVTFGLQNETQETLEIPGLTLNPFKWENTTTLFDLSLIVRETSQGLIGEWEYATDLFAATTIQRTIGNFAVLIQEIVDNSQQPINTIPLLTEVERQQLQHWNQTQTDYPLNQTLVNLFEAQVAKTPDNLALVFESQSLTYQQLNQKANQLAHYLIQNHQIQLDTLIAICVERSLEMIIGVLGILKAGAAYVPIDPSYPQERIEFMLQDSGTSVLLTQSFIKDQLSLSKLEHQVICLDEETFNSALTDNPNVKITPDNLAYIIYTSGSTGRPKGVMIEHRAIVNLSLAWAKTFQVQSQSRLLQFVSFSFDPSVAEIATTLVTGACLYLTNKETLLPGQGLINFLAEYKISHSALPLSVLSVLPQASLPDLQCLGVGGEACSAELVTQWGTGRHFFNCYGPTESTVIATIASCEPNGKKPSIGQPLSNIRIYILDTHNQLLPPGIPGELCIAGVGLARGYLNRPDLTNEKFIDVELFGKIERIYKTGDLAKWNCDGNLEYLGRIDDQIKLRGFRIEIGEIESLLLQHTLVKEAVVILYKSDSNPRILAYLTAAEKSINLANQLKDYLKNRLPNYMLPSQIIILDKLPINPNGKLDRRSLPAPDTFTSTNFEVLVTPTEELLATLWQSLLKAKSIGRRDNFFELGGHSLLATQLITRIRDSFGVEIPVRKVFEQSILSELATEIDRASSGIALPPITPQPENVPKTLSFAQSRLWFLAQLEGTGTSATYNMSTALQLDGKLNIEALRASFDYLLDRHAILRTYFPALEGEAQVVVQNLEDIEVLEIADLQKLDSQTQAETVQRLSNNHAQEPFNLNTGPLFKAKLLQLSEQKNVLLLNMHHIISDGWSMGVFKREWEQAYSAFAAGDAPKLSPLPIQYSDYAAWQRSWLQGEILESQENYWKQQLGDAPRLLDLPTDYSRPVQQSYQGGRKEYRLSHELTQKLKILSRKFGVSLFMTLLTTFNILLSRYSRQEDLCVGSAIANRTHKYTESLIGFFVNTLVLRSKIKPEQGFSELLQQTRQTCLDAYAHQDIPFEYLVEQLQPERSLSHNPLFQVMIVLQNTEGSGTNVSLPGLDIKWLNQTYPFAKFDLTLDICERDEQLHCMWEYATDLFKAETIQRMAGHFEVLLEAITENPQQPISKLPLMTTAEIQQLRVWNQTNIDYPQHQTLVTLFEQQVAQTPDNIAVVFEDCSLSYQELNQKANQLAYSLLEIKKEHDNPLIAICVERSLEMVIGLFGILKMGGAYVPIDPNYPQERIRFMLEDCGARVLLTHSQLKDRLALKECERQYQVLYLDREGTGNREQGTENLKIQNQDDLAYVIYTSGSTGRPKGVEILHRGLSNYLHWAKDFYAVAQGQGTPVQSSLSFDATITSLFLPLICGRTTTLVREKQEIEALANIVKQNKRLSLVKITPSHLEILNQQLDAVTMPNRVNAFVLGGEALHANQIIPWLTHAPDTRLINEYGPTEAVVGCCVYEATGKRDLVGNLLIGQPIANTRIYILDNQNQPLPPGIPGELCIAGAGLARGYLNRAELTAEKFIELELFGERERVYKTGDLARWLGDGNLEYLGRIDNQVKLRGFRIELGEIEALLAQHPKIQQAVVILAGEDAIAQRLLAYIVTTPTEVETLQTTSEQVELWQQVFNDSYSQQQTPSNDPILNLAGWNDSYTGKPIPEAAMQEWRDTTVAQILELEPQRIWEIGCGTGLLLFKIAPHCQQYLGTDFSPEALHYIEQHLKQQSLQDKVTLKFSAANQFDSIETNAYDLVIINSVIQYFPSLDYFLQVLEGAVKAVKTHGSIFIGDVRNLQLLEAFHTAVEFHRAPDELSIKDLHQQIQKSIDTEGELLIDPDLFFALKQRFPRISHVQIQLQRGYAQTEMSRFRYDVVLHLDQTDIPVTEPQWLDWQDEKINLKTIEKILKTQQPDLLGIKNIPNARLISEMAMLEEIAQLNGTVADLKAAIAQVKLGIEPEALRTLALNLPYTPFIQYNPTRFSNYDVIFQRDISGQVTLPRFKQGENLQLKPWQDYANQPLQYRTNQIDSNLLEEWRDFLVKALPDYMIPSHFTVLEKLPLTPNGKIARKALPVPDTGVSAPDIELPVTVTEKLLAELWAKMLKYEVIARQDNFFNLGGHSLLATQLIARIRDNFKVELSLRKIFEFPSLSELANYLDTCIWVNSTDESMQPLNSDEEEIEF